From Rhodovibrio salinarum DSM 9154:
GATCGGCCTGGACTACAAGAACCCCTACCTCTCGCCGTTCGACGAGTTCCAGCGGTTCAAGACGCATCCCAAGGTCCGCCCCTACCTGGAGGGCGGCAAGCGGGTCTGCTACGGCGCCCGCGCACTCAACGAGGGCGGGCTGCAGGCGCTGCCCAAGATGCAGCTACCGGGGGGAATCATTACCGGCTGCGCTGCCGGCACGCTCAACGTGCCCAAGATCAAGGGCACCCACAACGCGATGAAGACCGGCATGCTGGCCGCCGAAAGCATCGCCGAGGCGTTGCAGGCGGGGGACGAGGGGCAGTCTACGCTCGACAGCTATCAGGAGAAATTCGACGCCAGCTGGGTGAAGGAAGAGCTGTACGCCGCGCGCAACGTCCGTCCGGCGGTTTCCAAGCTCGGCATGAAGCTCGGCACGCTCTATGCCGGGATCGACCTCAAGCTGTTTGGCGGCAAGGCTCCCTGGACCTTCCATCACAAGCACGGCGACCACGAATCGCTGAAGCCCAAGGAGCAAATGCCCCAGATCGAGTATCCCAAGCCGGATGGGGTGGTTTCGTTCGACAAGCTGTCCAGCGTCTATCTGGCGAACGTCTGGCATGACGAGGACCAGCCGTGCCATCTGCAGCTGAAGGACAGCCGGATGCCGGTGGAGCATAACCTGGAGTGGTACGACGCCCCCGAGCAGCGCTACTGCCCGGCCAGCGTTTACGAGATCGTCACCGACAGCGACGGCTCCAACCCGCGTCTGCAGATCAACTTCACCAACTGCGTTCACTGCAAGACCTGCGATATCAAGGATCCGACCCAGAACATCGTCTGGACCACGCCGGAAGGCGGCGGC
This genomic window contains:
- a CDS encoding electron transfer flavoprotein-ubiquinone oxidoreductase, producing the protein MSEREAMEYDVVIVGAGPSGLSAAIRLRQLAEETGQEISVCVLEKGSEVGAHILSGAVIESRALDELIPDWQDKGAPLNTPVKNEKFLYLTERGGFSVPVGLLPAQMQNHGNYIVSLGTVTRWLGEQAEAMGVEIYPGFAAAEVLFDAQDRVVGVATNELGVAADGSHKDSYTPSIELRAKYTIFSEGCRGSLSEQLVKKYGLRDAADPMTYGIGIKELWEVPAEQHDEGLVMHSSGWPMDDATWGGSFMYHLENNQVYVGYVIGLDYKNPYLSPFDEFQRFKTHPKVRPYLEGGKRVCYGARALNEGGLQALPKMQLPGGIITGCAAGTLNVPKIKGTHNAMKTGMLAAESIAEALQAGDEGQSTLDSYQEKFDASWVKEELYAARNVRPAVSKLGMKLGTLYAGIDLKLFGGKAPWTFHHKHGDHESLKPKEQMPQIEYPKPDGVVSFDKLSSVYLANVWHDEDQPCHLQLKDSRMPVEHNLEWYDAPEQRYCPASVYEIVTDSDGSNPRLQINFTNCVHCKTCDIKDPTQNIVWTTPEGGGGPNYPNM